In the Arachis ipaensis cultivar K30076 chromosome B10, Araip1.1, whole genome shotgun sequence genome, one interval contains:
- the LOC107624100 gene encoding LOW QUALITY PROTEIN: SPX domain-containing protein 4 (The sequence of the model RefSeq protein was modified relative to this genomic sequence to represent the inferred CDS: inserted 1 base in 1 codon), translated as MKFGKEFKTHLEDTLPEWRDKFLCYKPLKKLLKNLPSSNHTNNAPINPSSFTHLEAWFVTILNEELDKFNDFYVDKEEEFVIRFQELKERIERLKEKSSQSERYTSEYEDEFSEEMMGIRKDLVTIHGEMVLLKNYSSLNFAGLIKILKKYDKRTGGVLRLPFTQLVLRQPVFTTEPLTRLVHEXKSLEDNTTNDLPDASSTLGEETVYIYRSTLAAMKAIKGLQKESSTSNPFSFSSLFNNQDADSTGAVTAENSATNSPATLHNEESTVKDPDSS; from the exons ATGAAGTTCGGCAAGGAATTCAAGACTCATTTGGAGGATACACTCCCTGAGTGGAGGGACAAATTCTTGTGCTACAAACCTCTCAAGAAGCTTCTCAAGAACCTTCCTTCTTCCAACCACACCAACAACGCTCCCATCAATCCCTCTTCTTTCACCCACCTTGAAGCCTGGTTCGTCACGATTCTCAACGAGGAGCTTGACAAGTTCAATGATTTCTATGTTGATAAGGAGGAGGAGTTTGTTATCCGCTTCCAG GAGTTGAAAGAAAGAATTGAGAGACTTAAAGAAAAAAGCAGTCAGAGTGAAAGGTACACTTCCGAGTATGAGGATGAGTTCAGTGAAGAAATGATGGGAATCAGGAAGGACTTAGTCACCATCCATGGAGAGATGGTGCTTCTCAAAAACTACAGTTCCTTAAACTTTGCAG GActaataaaaattttgaagaagtatGATAAAAGAACTGGTGGCGTCCTGCGCCTTCCCTTTACGCAACTTGTTCTTCGTCAACCTGTTTTCACAACCGAACCTCTCACGAGGCTAGTTCATG TTAAATCACTTGAAGATAATACAACAAATGACTTACCAGATGCATCCTCTACTCTTGGAGAGGAAACAGTGTACATATATCGTAGCACTCTTGCTGCTATGAAAGCAATAAAGGGTCTTCAGAAAGAAAGCTCCACGAGCAATCCATTTTCATTTTCTTCCCTCTTTAACAACCAAGATGCTGATAGTACTGGTGCTGTAACAGCCGAAAACTCTGCAACGAATTCTCCAGCTACCTTACATAATGAGGAAAGCACTGTTAAAGATCCTGACTCTTCGTAA
- the LOC107621866 gene encoding UDP-glycosyltransferase 74G1 (The sequence of the model RefSeq protein was modified relative to this genomic sequence to represent the inferred CDS: added 40 bases not found in genome assembly) translates to MENNNNSRKVHCLILSLPAQGHINPMIQFSKLLEHQGIKVTFVSTVYYCKNLHQVPPTISLETISDGFDHTGPSGAKNYGVYMDHFWRVGPENLANLVENLGRKGYPVDCIVYDAFFPWALETAKRFGIVGAAFLTQNMAVNTTYYHFHLGKIQVPFTEEEFSFPGLPKLDVADMPSFFFTYQEKPFLLDLLVDQFSNIHKADWILCNTFYDLGKEVNDWTRKLWPKYRTIGPNIPSMFLNKQYENDQDYGAAAFESEDCMEWLDNKPKGSVVYVSFGSLVMVGEDQIEEVAYALRESNAYFLWVVRASEQIKLPKDFENKSDKGLVVTWCPQLKVLAHEAIACFVTHCGWNSTLEALCLGVPIVAMPQWSDQNTNAKLIVDLWKMGIRAPMGENKIVRQEALRLCIREIIDSEQGKEIKNNMIQWKNLAIRAISEGGTSYESIKEFVNSLLCLNATCPKV, encoded by the exons ATGGAGAACAATAATAATAGCAGAAAGGTGCATTGTCTAATTCTATCTTTACCAGCTCAAGGTCATATCAACCCCATGATTCAATTCTCCAAACTCTTGGAACACCAAGGAATCAAAGTCACCTTTGTTTCAACCGTTTATTACTGCAAGAACTTGCATCAAGTGCCTCCAACAATTTCACTTGAGACCATTTCTGATGGCTTTGACCACACTGGCCCTTCAG GTGCTAAGAACTACGGGGTTTATATGGATCACTTTTGGAGAGTTGGGCCAGAGAATCTAGCAAATCTTGTGGAGAATCTTGGTCGGAAAGGGTATCCAGTTGATTGCATAGTGTATGACGCATTCTTCCCATGGGCACTAGAAACTGCCAAGAGATTTGGGATTGTTGGTGCTGCTTTTCTCACTCAAAACATGGCGGTTAACACAACATACTATCATTTCCATTTGGGGAAGATTCAAGTTCCATTCACGGAGGAAGAGTTTTCTTTCCCAGGGTTGCCGAAACTTGATGTTGCTGACAtgccttctttcttcttcacttaTCAGGAAAAGCCGTTTTTGCTTGATTTGTTGGTGGATCAGTTCTCCAACATTCACAAAGCTGATTGGATTCTTTGCAATACATTCTACGACCTTGGTAAAGAG GTAAATGATTGGACAAGGAAATTGTGGCCAAAATATAGGACTATAGGACCAAACATACCATCAATGTTCTTAAACAAGCAATATGAAAACGACCAAGATTATGGTGCTGCAGCATTCGAGAGCGAAGATTGCATGGAATGGCTAGACAACAAaccaaaaggttctgttgtttatgTATCATTTGGGAGTTTGGTTATGGTTGGAGAGGATCAAATAGAAGAAGTAGCCTATGCTTTAAGGGAAAGTAATGCCTACTTCTTATGGGTGGTAAGGGCCTCTGAGCAAATTAAGCTTCCCAAAGACTTTGAAAATAAATCTGACAAGGGCTTAGTTGTAACTTGGTGCCCCCAACTAAAAGTCTTAGCTCATGAAGCTATTGCTTGTTTTGTGACACATTGTGGTTGGAACTCTACATTGGAAGCTTTGTGTTTAGGTGTTCCAATTGTTGCAATGCCACAATGGTCAGATCAAAACACAAATGCTAAGCTTATTGTAGATCTTTGGAAGATGGGAATTAGAGCTCCTATGGGTGAGAACAAGATTGTGAGACAAGAAGCACTAAGACTTTGTATAAGGGAAATAAT CAATGGAAGAATTTGGCTATAAGAGCAATTAGTGAAGGTGGAACTTCTTATGAAAGCATCAAAGAATTTGTGAATAGTTTACTTTGCCTAAATGCTACATGTCCTAAAGTATGA